One genomic segment of Methylocystis sp. SC2 includes these proteins:
- a CDS encoding ImmA/IrrE family metallo-endopeptidase, producing the protein MNVAVSNGWEVKSTSREYLNLKPEVRAEIDGMLSEYPVKLGEIAKRLGVKVLLSTLPRGTSGQIGQEDGEFVIRINRHEAKHRQRFTLAHELAHFLLHRDRIVAEGGWSENVLLRSGQPANIEYEANRLASDLVIPSAMLADATAEYSGPMTSEVIEDLARRFGVSTAAMEIKLQMA; encoded by the coding sequence ATGAACGTAGCAGTATCAAACGGTTGGGAGGTCAAATCGACCTCCCGTGAATACCTCAACCTTAAGCCGGAGGTGCGTGCTGAAATCGACGGGATGCTCTCTGAATACCCGGTCAAGCTTGGTGAAATCGCTAAGCGACTGGGCGTCAAAGTGCTGCTGTCGACACTTCCCCGTGGAACTTCCGGCCAGATTGGCCAGGAGGACGGGGAATTCGTCATTCGCATCAATCGCCACGAAGCGAAGCACCGCCAGAGGTTCACGCTTGCCCATGAGCTGGCACACTTCCTTCTGCACAGGGATCGGATCGTAGCAGAGGGCGGCTGGTCGGAAAATGTATTGCTGCGCTCAGGGCAGCCCGCCAATATTGAGTACGAGGCCAACAGACTTGCCTCTGATCTGGTGATCCCCTCTGCCATGCTGGCAGACGCGACCGCCGAATACTCTGGTCCGATGACAAGCGAGGTCATTGAGGACCTCGCTCGGCGTTTTGGTGTCTCCACGGCAGCTATGGAAATCAAACTGCAGATGGCCTGA